A window of Megalops cyprinoides isolate fMegCyp1 chromosome 13, fMegCyp1.pri, whole genome shotgun sequence genomic DNA:
tttttaaaacatggagTGTATAAATAATCAGGAAGacaataatatatttacatatatttacatttctagaatctcttctttcttcttgGCTGCTGCAAtaaacaatgaataataaacTGTGTCTATGTAACACCTTTGATCAGtctcaaaatgttttcaacaaATGTTTAATGGTCCCATAATGCACCCTGTGTGTTCAACTACACTTCACAGTCAGAAAacttattcattttattcacttattcattgattttaaaattctaCCAAACAGCACTGATGATTATCAAGTGAATGAATGGTCTTAGGTTATTTGGCTTGAGCTAAATGTTTTCTGCAGCTGGCAGAATTAGGCTTTGGTTTGATAGCTTTCTGGCAacacattccacattccactTCATACATATCAGCATATCAAGAAGTAGGAAACTGCGGAAAATTAGATAGCAATCAAATAGTACAATGTAGCCAGCAATATGttttttgtagaaaaaagaAGTGGGAAAGGGTACATAACAGCAGAAATCACTCTAGTGTTATAAGTAATacatatgttttaaattcacAATACATAAATCCAGAGAATTTTAAGATGCATGTCTTTCTGAATAATGTTAAGGTTATGCCTGATGGTATTTCACTGTGTTAGTGCAGGTTATTCATTGAGATATGTAACTAagatatgtaatatgtaattaaattttaGGAATGGGAATTGTAAGCAGTTTAGtgtattaataaattaaattttaggAAAGGGAAGTAAGCAGTTTAGAATATTAATACATCAAAGAATTTGCGTCCTTGATTGCTTGAAAACAATTGCCCAAAATTAGCTCATAAAGTAttaatgcatttgcaaattCAAAGTTCAGGTCAgcaaaaaactgaatttaactGACAATAACTGTATATAAAAGAGATACAGAAGTGAAAGAGGGTAATATCACTGAAGACAGGAAACCTCTGGAGTTTGAGTGTTCCCCATGTTTCCCAGAGACAGATAGCTATTGAAATGCATTATCACACTTCATTGACTAATGAACATGAGATAATTAACTAAACAAGCTTGATCAGTTAATTTGGCTACACTAACATGTGCTAATTggtcatacatgcacacacatacacaaataaccATAAATAATGTTGCCTGTCATTTGGTGTTCTCTAAGAATAAATCACCATATGTCCTATTTTTACACCTCCATGACCGAGTGTCATCAAAAATCAGTATGTTGTACACTTCACTAAGCTGACTTTTATGGTTGGGCTGTCATTCAGAAACCACTTGTAACCAAGACCTGTCCATGACAGCacataacctggtgtaatgaggaaaaaaaaacacagatttctgagcagtggaagaaagtaatatcTTCTGATGAGTCATTGTTTACTCTTCTTCCCAGATATGGACAGGTTTATATTTGGAGagagccaaaggaagccttcagcCCACACTGCCTGCTCTGAACTGTTAAACATGATGGTGGATCTGCTATGGGCAACCACCTCATGTAAGTCATTGGGTGTTTGGAGTATTGCTCTGCATGGTACAATTATGGCCAATCAATGCATAAGCAGCCAGATGCATCCTATGGTTCAAAATTGTTTCCTAAACATGTTCCCATATACCAAGACAATGACATCCCGATAAACACTGTTACAgggattcaagagtggtttcatgaacaccaagATGAAATCAAACAGCTTCCATCACCTTcccagtcaccagatctaaacatcattgaacaCTTAGGGAAAGTTCTAGATTGTAGAGTGCAGAATAAATTTCTACCTCCTTCATCTCCAAAAGAACCAAAGGCTTTCCTTTATGAACGGTCCAATGCCCCAATAGAAACAGCTCAAATGTATATCAGCATTACAAAAAGGACTAAAACTGTTGTGAAGCCAAAGCGTGGCCCACCTCCATATTAGTTaatacatattcaaatattatttGGTGTTTCTATGatctatttctatttctgtttctaTTTGTTTGTCTACACCCTGTACACCCTATCATGATGTTCTTTTatttcacgtgtgtgtgtgccaattatgatgataataatgatacaCATATTCAATCAAAACAAGATATGTATGACTGAAAATAGTGCACTGCCACAGCTTCCTCACTAATTTCTAATTAATCTAATTAGAGCATTTCTAATTTAAGTGGGTTGGAAAATCATACTTAGTAGTCATACAGGTTCATCAGTGAACATGAGACTTCTCCTGAATTCAATCAACACTTGTTCTTAACTTTGTCTCACAATAAAATGCTTAATTTCATAAATGCTTAATCCCCCCCACTAGGTTTAATTTATGGGTAGTGAACCTCTGTGAATCATGTTAATTAAGCAAGCAAACAATAAGAACGCATTTTATTATCttaattttgttaaatgtgtgtaCTCTACTGTCAAACAGGAGAACACCATAATGACTTTAAAGTAAGAAATcagtgaaaaatataaaaataataagacaCATTCACATAAGCGGAACAGATTTTATACATTTGCTGTTGTGCCCTGTGATATGATCTTAACCATGGACTTTGTGAACTTACACTCACCCATCTTGAACAATCTTGTTCTTGCAAGGGCTCTCTCATTAAATTTCACACCAAGTGGCCAGCACTGAGTACACTCAAAGGACCAGCCATATCAACctatatttcaaaatgcatgaaCAATAACTGCCAGTCacaaaaaactgcataaaactGAATGCATAACAATGGATTAATCAGAACAGGTTCTTGACAAACCCCTTATCAATTAATGAATACACTTCTAATTTTTTATAACAATGtgccatttttcctttttgataCACTATTTTATCCTCATTTCATAAAACCCAATTtgtctagaaaaaaaaaactgctcagcattttcttttaaatctatatttctttgtttgtccGCAGGTCTATTCAACATATTCACACTAACTAAATACACCCACTGTGACCAGCATGTTAACATATATAAATTCAGGAGACAATAGCTGACTCAATTgatgaaactgcatttttactgtTGTGAATCTacattagaaaaaagaaaattatgttaTTCCAACAGATCAATGCAGAGgatatttatgaatttaacaTGTGCCAAATGTTTAgataacattttttgttcatttgcagcCACTAAACTTGTGATGTGTAAGAGGATGCTGTCATAGTAATCACAAGATCAGCAGTTAGAATGCAGAAGAATCCACAAAACGCTGAATTTACCATGTTCCACTGTAGTGTCTGGTATTCAGACATTTAAGGATACTTAGATAGTGGCAACCCTGTCAGGTAGAGGAAGAAAGTGTATCTTGTCACCACTGGCTGTGAGACAAGTGGTACGGGAGGCAAATAtaaatccaaaggcaacagtTGGAGATCTTTCCATAACAAACTGGCATCATCAGTACACATGTCAAAGTGTTAAAACGTAACATTTAATATTACCTGCATGCATGGGCCACTTGTGGCTCAGTTGCAAGGAAAAAGCCTCTTCTGAAGCTAAACCCTAAATAGAGGCAATGTTAATTTACCAGACTACATGTAGAGGGAAATTGGAAGCATGTATTGTGGTTAGATAAAATGGCATTTGAGCTTTTTGGCTCATCACAGTTATGTttgtcataaaaaaacaaactttattttggaaaaaacaaaTCCCACTGAGAAATAATGATGGCCTACTGTATTTTGGAGCTGTTTTGTATCTCTGGGTCTTCAAGCCCTTGTTAAGATAGAGGGAGTTATAAGTTCCACTATATAACATGATATTTTGGCTAAAAATCTggttccctctgccaagaagctcaTGCTTGgccaaaaacatttcagtatgGTAAAAAATCTGCAGTGCTCAtcaaagaaatgtggaaaaCTTCATCTCAATCTGCAGACATCAATCCAAACAAGCATTTGTGGTTCTAAAGAAAATaactcagaaacaaaaaaacaaaagatgtgAAGGATCGAGAGCATTGTGTCTGAAGGAATGGTCAAAAATTCCTCCTCAGAAGCATTAGTGTCACATGCAACACAACAGGAAGTATCTTGTAAGTGTACTCTATGTCAGACAAGTACTTACAAAATACTACCTACATGGATTTCAATGAACGTGATCCATGTGTTATctggaataaaaataattacacatgaTTTTCCTGTGTGCAGTGCAATTAAGATTAAAACATAACAGTTcaaaaaagtgttacattttgtgttacattactttTTGTGTCACATTATGTTTCTTTTCAGGTTCAGGTTTAGGGGCATTTTAAGTTTTGCAGAAAATTAGTGATAGGCTCCCATACTATTTTCTTtgaccaataataataataataataataataataataatgatattactTCCATTGTTCATATTCAAAGGTAATTTTCAATAAATGATCCAGCTCAAGGATATATGAGATACTTTCTCCACTGTTCTGTAGCTGAGGGCCCTTGTCTCTTACTCTAGCTCTTCAGAGTCTCTTTGTTAACCCGTGCTGTGTGTCGGCATAAAATTAGATGGCGGTTTCTCATTATTGGTCAGACTCATTTAAGTTCAACTTTGGATCTGAAGTGACCAATCAATTAGATATTTGCATTACATGAATCAAAGTGGACTTCAACCAACACCACAAAGCACTAATGTAATTCACATTGAGAatcatccagaaaaaaatagatttttgttTCACATGCCTAAAAAAACCTCTATGCAACAAGCCATATGAATCTTTAAATTGAGATGACAAGAGTCTACCCAAAATCCCAGTGTGGCTTCAGAGCGGAGCAGTGAATGGTGaacattgaaaaaataacacttggCCATCTAGGCAGTTGTGTTCTGGTCCTAATGGAATAATGTGCTGGAAATCCTTTCAATTGCCTATGAAACCTCAACGAGTCCTTTCCCATGGCTTTGTAGGGCACTGTTAAGTACGAATAGATCTATCCATTTGGAAAGTGAACTGCAGTGTTGTCAATCATTTCAGATGAGCCTGCAAAGAGCCTGTCCCTTAGACAATACTGAAATCAGAGAAGATGACTCATTCCTGGGTTCCACTATCACAAATATTCTGTTGTAATAATGTGAGGCTGAGGTCAGCATCCTGATGGAAAAGCAGCATTTGTCAAGAACCAGGTTAATCCAGAAACTGTCAATCAGTGGAGGTAGATGGCTAAAAACTTGATCTTGATTCTGAACCTGTCTTTGACTGTTCTATTTGATCAGCAAGTGAGCCCATTTGctatcattttttcattattatgcCCTAATCTGCCCTTAATAATGtcaaaaaaacactgcagaataACAGGAGACTGTTCCTAACAGGAGACTTATCCTAAGGAGAGGCTGAAGCATCAGCCCCACCACAGCCCAACAACTCCATACCCCATTTCACTGCCAGACGCATTATCTTTCTgtagaaaacactgaaatcGATTCCATCTAGTATATTTACTATAGCTAGTGTTATTCCCAAGGGTAGTGCCTTCTTTAGACAATGATCTCTACTTTGTCATCCTGCGGTAAAAGCAGCTTCTTTCAAGCACAACAGAGGCGAATTTTGtctcattattataattacaagTCTTCACTTTTCATTATTGAGCATACTACATTTCAGGGTAGGATATTACACCTTATCTACGTGTTACTCTCACAGTCTAGTAAAagcaatattaattttaatcatAAGCCACAATAAAGGTACCCCTTTACTgctttacttttacatttacattttacatttcagagttCCAGAAGATCCTCTTCTGTATGTTGCAGGGTGAAGCAGATGATTTCCCAGAAATGTGAACCAGTAGTATATTCAGgaaatagacaaaataatggaaacaccaaatgaaaaatgactcatttttttgaagaaggaaaaaaaactcaattacaataaaaaaaggagtctatacctgtatttaatatcaGTGTCAATACTAATCACCAAtatgtttgtgctgtaaaagacatttcaaaatcaGCACTTTAATGTGTGAGTTTATAAAGCAATATGAGAGAcctaacagattttgaaatagGTCAAACTGAGTGGAGAGGTTAAAAGGTGCCCAAGCTGAGAGGTTCAGGTGTGTCGGTCGCAGTTgtatcaggaaagaggaacagtgatTGCAAGTCAAAGCTCACTAACAGGTATAGATGGACACGTATAATGATAGTtgctaaaaatgcaaaacaacagcctcaaaaatgaccacagaactgaatctacacctcCATGATCCAGTGTGAACAAAAACTATGCGTCATGACCTTTACAAAGCTGATACTAGGGCTATATTTGGGAAACCGATTGTAATACCAATAAACAACAATGCAAaacctggtgtaatgagcacaagACCTAGACTTCTGAGCAGTGGTAGACAGTAACATGGTCTGATGAGCcgtcttttcctcttttttctgcaTCTGGATATGCTTCGAGAAAGCCATAGGAAGCCTTCAGCCCACATTGCCTATTCccagctgttaaacatggtggtgggtTTGTTATGTTATGGACAGCCATCTGGTGGGAGCTACTGGGGCCAGATATAACTCTACATGGTAGAATTATggccaaaaaatacaaatccatTTAAGGCAATCAGGTGCAACCTATGATTGTTTCCTAAatatgttcccatattccaaaGTGATGTATTTCAGGGGTaccagtgtggcacagtggatGGTAGAGGGCCTGGTAACCCAGAGGTTATAGTTctgaaaactacaaaaatggatgaaataaaaacacagcaatgtacTGCAGTCAAAGCAGTGCATAGAAAGGCACTGACACAATGACTatagacaaatacaaacagacagCAAGTCCTACCTTTCTCTTTGAACGTTCAGATTTCTTGGACATGTTCTTCATCTTTTTATGGAGATGGGACAatacctaaaaataaataataataataataataataataataataaaagtctACATGCACAACTTCAGAACATATCTGACAAGCCTGCCAAACTTAATTGAAAATGTAGTAAATGTTTCATGATTTATGTCAAGGAAAAGGGATTATAAATTAAGATAAACAcccagaacaaaaacaatatgcttccACATAGGCTTGGAAGCCCAAAAAAGAACTTAGTCTTCCCCACCCTACCATAATGGTTAATACATGTATTACCTAAATATGAGGACAGTTTAAGAAAGACATTGTCTACCATACCAAAATTTACAACATTCGTTATTCTTCCTATTTAAGGAGTGAATTTACAATACTGCCCCATTTATGTTCACTGGAGAGTGCCCATAATAAAATACGTGATTAGCTTTGGTGTCTAGCCTCAAGAGACTGGGGGCCTTTTCTGTGAATCACAGATTTGCATTCAAAGATTaagatttttgtcttttcatctgCATAATATAACAACATGCATAACACCTCACAGGGACATTCTTGTTTCCAAACATTCTACTAAATTGATAGTGATGCCAGGGAAAAGGTGAGAGCAGATGCTTACtcatttgctttttctgtttctacCTGTGCCAAATTACAATAACTTACTCTGGCAATATGTTACAATATGATACACTACGACACTTTATTAGTCCATTTACATGAAAATTCACTTTGTTAGTCAACAcctacacaacacacagcacaatgcaCCTTTATATAGAACTACAGTATATTTCACAGCACATGTCCACATTACAAATTGCAGTGGTTAAGTGTCTCTCTCCTTGTGCCCTGAGACCCATGGCCTTTTATTTCATCTATCAGCTGCCACTCATTACATTAGCTGTTAATTGAGGAGTCTGGTGACTGCCAGGACAAAACTTGCCTTACCTCTGCTCTTACTGAACATACTCTATATCTCCTTCTGGAGGGTAAGAGTTCAAAATGTTGTGCCAGGTGGTGACCCAGTACTAAAAGGTATGTTCACATTACTAGTGGGGCATTTTTTCAAAAACCATCAAAAGTAAATGAATGTCTCAGAAAGGGCACTAAAATATGGGCTTAGCAAACCACCATAGAACAACCATATCTCAGCTAACTTCATTGTAGAAAGGACTGGGCTACTACATGTCCATGAAAATCATCTGAAAGTCCAGATTTACAACCAAACCTCAACATCCCATGGGGGTTGTGACACACTTCcccaaacacatcaaaacaacattactacaatatttaacaataataGATATACATTAGCATATAATCATGTTAAGATCAAGGAATTCACAGATAGGATGGGTAATGTTATCTGCGTGTGTACAGGAGACCATCACTATGTTTGCTGCTTAAATCCCTGTTGAAATGGTGAATACCACATTGCACCAAAAATAAACGTCTGTGTTACAGGGATGGACAAACAATGGTAGCCCTCTAGGCTTCCAAAAATCTAACACTGGTAGCCTGTTAACTAATTGTTATCAgtcaatatatatttataggataactgaaaataattacacttgaaatgggaaaacagagagaagaatCTATTTTGACAGTGTATCTGGTGCAGGGAGTTCAGTCCATATGATTCTCATCTAAACTGAATCTAGACCAGGTTTTTTTACTATGTGCAAGCAAGaattgaaaaaggaaatgtagCAGTCAACAAAGCAAGCAACTGCACGTAGCCCCTAAGCAATAATAACCAAACAGCTATGCTAAGTTTTCACCTTACGATAATGCAATCTTAATGAAAACCATGCGTCAAGACACAAACCTCCGTACAAGCCATATTTGtattaaacacataaaaaattgCTGTAGTCCCCTAGGTTTTTAAGACCAGAATTAAAAATAGCAATCTTGGGGGTCCAGGCTATTGATTTTACCAtccacatgcaaaaaaaaaacatatgcaatgcaatacataaaaatatgtaagcAGGTGTGTATAGGCACAGCTCCCGGTGAACTGAGTGCGAAGTTGGGAACAGTGCTGCCTGGTGGGAAAATGCAAAAACCATGGAAAGCAAATCCTCAGATTTAGGGCCTCTGAGTGATTTGATCAGTAAATGTGCTTGTTCTGATTAcagactgagccctacagcccaaaAAATGGGAGGTTTGACTCTGGGTTGTCATTAGATAATAACCAGGAGTCCACAACAGCAGAACATAATTGGCCAGAATAGGGTGGATTATATCGTTCAGGGTTCCCTCAATGCCACTCATTAGCATCATCTACCAAGTCATCAGGCATCTACCAATGCCTCAGATGGTGCCAGTGGAGACGTGTCTATCCTCAATTTGACATTTGCtctactgtgtactgtgtgatgtgtagtgtgaaaaaatacTAGTTGGTAGCATGCAAGTGTATTGGTCatgtttcagtgtgaaaaaaagaattcaaaattAGGGGTATTTTTTGTGCTTTAGGATCACTTTAATTAAGGGTTTTGGTAAAAAATAATTCTGGACGTGGTAACACTGATTCATAAATTTGGTtgtgaatataaatatacagtaattacTTACCCGTTTCTACAAAATTTTCCTTCCCTAactttaattttattgttactcttccattcaagttaaatctCCAGcaatacacagatacacattttcATCACAGTCCAAGTTCTTATCCGTTAATGTGTCTTTAGCACACATCCTTACCCTTGGTTAAGTGTAACCATTAACCTTGTAATGATTACACTGTCACTGTTTATACATGCAAATCTTTAAATCAAGATTCAAGCCATTGAGTCATCATCATTGATTCGAGTCGGAATACTTGGTGTCTTAATAGGCTTGGCTTAAATAGGAAAAACACTTGTAATTTCCCGTTCCACTGAGTTAAAATACaaccttctgttttttttttttttttaaaccagtaaCATTTCTTAGCactgtttttatatttccatctaataaaaaacacacctcTATATACACTTCCTTATAAATGTGATGGTTTTATCTTCAAAATAGAACAAAAACGCATGCCAGATTGTGTTCGAATTTTTGAAAAAGGAGTGTAATACCTTCTATTATCTCAAACTGCTGACACAGTATACAACCAACTTATCTGGCCTTTCATGCTGTCGTACATTTCGGTTTATCTGCATTGGGAATAACAAAGATTTCTATCGTGCATGTACAGTATCAGTGGGCCACTCACATGCTTGTTTTCTATGATtatactgctgtgtgtttggaaatACTCTTTGTGTAGAGTTCTGTCTAAaggtaaatgcattttatgctCATATCAAATATGCATTGAATTCCAAAGTTCCCTACTTGACGTATGAATTCTGAGTGCGTTAGCGTGCCGCTTCTCATTAAAAGCTATCGTGAAAAATTAACTAACGAAATTATCTTACTGTGCCCATTTGCAGCAAGGCACTCTCTAAGAACTGACAAACTTGCAGGGAACCTTTTGACAGTCTCCAACTATATAAGaatacaagaaaacagaaagtaCGTTTCCTTACCTTTGCATAGCAACAAGTTATCAAAGCCAACGGCAGCAAATAACCAATTATCAATATGGTCACTTTGTATGTGCGTTTTGACGCATTTTCGGCCCATGCCTCCCAACAAAATGAACTGTTGGGAGCCTCTTCATGGCCAGTTAGTGTCTGATGTTGAGCCACTGGGACAGCGAAGACAAATGACAACAACCAAATAACGCAAACTCCAATGAACGCATTCTTCTTACTGCGAATCCAGGGGGACTTTTTTGAAAGAACCACAGCAATGTACCTGTCCACCGACATGGCCACGAGTGTGAAGATGCTCACAAGCATGCTCACCATTACAAAGTAGTGCACGAATTTACACAGAAAGGCGCCAAAAACCCATTCAGGAAGGGAGTATATCGTGGCTTGGAATGGGACACAAAAAAGAAGGAACGACAAATCCGCTATGCTGAGgttcagaataaaaatattggTGGTACTTCTTGCGCGCCTGGATTTGATTCTTCCAATTACAATCATAACCAGCGCGTTACCTATGACACCTAACAGAAATATTAATCCAAAAATGACAGGGACAATTACAACCTCCGGCCCCCCATGATTGTCGCTTGCCGTTTGGTTCATGTCCATTGGACCCTCATTCCAAATGAGTGTGTCGTTACTGGTTATCAGCGTGATTTCATCCATCGTTGCAAAGTAGAGAGAGTTGCAAAATATAAGCGACTGCACCTctggaaacagaaacaaagtgGGGTATTCTCGACCCTCGCATATTATACGTATATCCCACACATACAACAGTGCAAATGCAAGTAGTATCCCTCACTCATAAACCTCTTCCCCCACGTTCGAAGGAGACAGTCTAGTTTTGCCCTCAAGTTGAGAGGTGGAACCGCACTCTGTTCTCTACCACATAGTGCACTTCTTAAAGCAACATCCGCGCAATTGACGGGGATGATATGAAATCTGCGCCAAATTTTATGTAGGACTAAACTGGATCATGCCTAATTAGTTTGTTAACTTTCAATGTAATCTGTTGAAAATGCATCTCTGGAGCTAATGCATTGATGTGCATATACTATAGCATGTACGATAAAAAGGCTTAGGTAAAATGTGCCGTTAGAGCTAAGCCTTCGCGCGCTGAGGGGCATACAGCGTGGCAAACCGTGCATACGAAGAAATATATTTGCAATGTTTTCGTAGTAAATTATTCTTTGTTTCTGCGTGGACCGTATTAATGCTTTTagatatatttattattatcactgaTCATTTATCACAGATTGTATTCATACTTATGAGAATTCTGTAAGAATGCTGcaaatgtgatgttttcataCTGGCTacctaaaataaatatatgtcaGGGCATTCGTAAAGATCATTTGCAAGATTTTGCAGACAGTGATATAATCCTgagaacaacacaaaaaacattttacaaagaaCTAGATAACCtcttaaaatgacacaaaactccatttatatataaaaaaatattcaattgagattcaaaaagcacacatgaattttgtgtatgtgtctgtttagTGAGTTTTATTCCGTATTTTCTCATAATATCATAACATCTGCAAACATTGTCCAGCATTTCAGATTGTAATAAATTGTGCTACTTCTGTCCAGAAGATGGCAGTATTATGGTTAttaatttgtgtatttcaaGACGCAATTGTCTCGAAccttttccaggaaaaaaatttcgtctattttcatattttcacacacacaaacacacacacacacacacacacacacacacacacacacacacacacacacacacacacacacacacaaagcaacacCTTTTTTAGACAAGTTGGATAAAGCATGGATTACCGATCTGTTTGCTGATTCACCtgtaacacagcagagacagaagtTTCAAAAGACTCAGTTTCCAATCAGGCACTGAATCTGTCTGAAGTGTATTTCACTGCAGGCCGCTGTGTCCAGTACTTGGAAGCTCAG
This region includes:
- the LOC118788462 gene encoding galanin receptor type 1-like, with the protein product MDEITLITSNDTLIWNEGPMDMNQTASDNHGGPEVVIVPVIFGLIFLLGVIGNALVMIVIGRIKSRRARSTTNIFILNLSIADLSFLLFCVPFQATIYSLPEWVFGAFLCKFVHYFVMVSMLVSIFTLVAMSVDRYIAVVLSKKSPWIRSKKNAFIGVCVIWLLSFVFAVPVAQHQTLTGHEEAPNSSFCWEAWAENASKRTYKVTILIIGYLLPLALITCCYAKVLSHLHKKMKNMSKKSERSKRKTAQTVLLVVAAFLICWMPHHIIAMWVEFGSFPLNDASFAFRIISHCLAYGNSCVNPILYAFLSENFRKACQQVFTCRFLFPPPPVEKVVRIRMENFSSTHSTTNV